From the Hordeum vulgare subsp. vulgare chromosome 1H, MorexV3_pseudomolecules_assembly, whole genome shotgun sequence genome, the window TAATCAATGAATCAAGGAGCGGAGCTAATGGTCATAGTCAACTAAGGAATCACGGGTCATGCATGAGTAGCTTGctgctttgcaacttctttcatttaACTATTGCGTACGTGCCCGTGCGTTTGGCATGGTGTTTCCAATCCGTGGTGTAGCTATGATTTCTCGTTTATAAGGATCCACTGAGCTTTGTTTTATACTCCcaccgtcccaaaataaatgactcaaaAATAACTCAGTTTTGTACTAACTTTAATACAAAACTAAGTCATTTTTGGATCACTTGCTTTGAAACGAAGGAAGAACTATACATATACCATGTATGATCATGTATAACCAGGACTCGACCGATCGACTCTCCCTTTGCTTGACCGCGCGCTTGCACTTTTGGGATGGCTCGTGACGTGACAACCCAACGGAATGGTCCACATATCCAGGGTTTTGACATTTTACGGCTCCCGTGCTTACATTGGATCATGGGTGTTTTATATAGGATCTGCAAATTCTTAGCCGTCTGAGAACTGGTGTTGGCTTGGACGAGTAAACAGTTTGAACATCCCGTCACTTCGCTTCTTAGCGTTTGTATTTGACCGTTGACCATTTAGTAAGTAGAGTACCATCTCTGTCCTGGTTTATTAGATTTCTTTGTATTTTGTATTGAATTTTAATTATAGATTTAACTAACATAATGCAGTGGTGGAGCTAGCCTGCTCAAGGAGTCGGGGCAAATCCTATGTGTGATGACATTGCCCAGCATTTGCCCCACTAATTAGCAATACTAATCCATGTTGGCTTTGTGTTATTCAACCAATATATAATGGACGTAGCAGCCCGGACAGCTGCCCATGGTCGCCGGGAGCTAGCTCCGCCGCTGACATAATGCTAGTGCATGTCATAAAATATATCGTTGGATTTGTATTTAAACATAGTTTTTTAATGATATTACTTTTTCTGACATGAACTAACATTTTATCGGTTAACTTAAATCTAGTCAAAGTTTGACACACAATACAAAGAAGATCAATAAACAGGAGGAAGGTAATAGTTTGGTGTGCTTTGATGAGTTTGCGTCGCTGGCTACTGGGCCGTTAATTTTATCAAAATCAACGGAAGATAGTATCCCagcgcaaaaataaaataaaaataaataaataaatccgGAAGATAGTATCGTCTACAACCAGGAATTTTCCTTCATGTATACTGTGTGAGTCATGAGATGGTAATACTAAAGTGTCTAGTCAAATCAAACCAAATCGCGTTATTGTGCCTTCAATTGACCAGCCAACGAATAGTCAAGGGAGGAATCGCATGGGTCAGTGGCTTGCTGGTTTATACGTTCGTTATGTGTACGCATGCATGAGAGTTTAAAATGCTGAATATAGTATATATAAAGATTCGTGTGATGACGATCGGGACTAGCTATGTGAAGCGATAGATATAAGGGAAGGGAAGTGACGTGCGGTGAGAACCGGATCAACAGAAGCCAGGTTTGACATGCCGGCCCAGATGCCGTCAGAAAAAGTGTTTGCGTGGATCGTGTCAGAGGAAGAGAACAAGTTCTTTGCTCGAATGATTTTTTATGCCTGGTGAAAATTGTGATGCCCTTGGGTTTTGGGTGGTGGTTTCTCGTCGGACGGAAGAGGAGTCGGAGTTTGGTGGATGAAATTGTGTGTGTCATGTCGGCCGCCTCGTGTCTTGTATGGAGAGTCCGCTGTGGTTGGTGTGGACACGCTAAATTCAGTCGTagtgcaagtgcaagtgcacgAGGGTTGGTGACCCGGCGTGCGTTGCTAATCCATCCGGCCCGTCGTTTTCTTTCATTTACTCACACCAGTAAACGTGCACGTGTAGATCCACGTCTAGACTAATATTGTAAATATACATAAGAATTAACATGCAATAAAAGATATTTTGATTTAGAGACTTTTTTCAATTTTTCTAGAGAACATCATTTTCGGGGTCAAATTAATATTGCCAAAAGGGGGGCTGAAAATGTAAGTCATTTTCAAATCTATGAGGAAAAAAGTGTGAAATTGTCATGGATTGATAAGTATATTAGTATTGATCTTACAAACGAAAACTTAAATATTTGTGCATACTTTAATTTTTTAGTCAGAATTGCACCAAAATGGGGCTGAAACTAAAAAATTGAGGGTAATTCATTTTGACAAAAATGTATGAAACTTATATAGAATGAtaataatattaatttttaatttACAGAATTTTTTCAAATTGTTATGAACAATTCCTTTTTTATCAAAATTTGACACAAAATGGGCTAAAAAttaaactatatatatatatatatatatatatatatatatatatatatatatatatatatatatatatatatatatatatatatataggcattgtTTGGTTGTTGTTTTATACTCTTTGGGTGTATAAAAAGCGGCGCGAAAGCCGTAAAATCGAGGTAGAGCTAGACTTCAAATTAAGTCTAAAATGCGACCAGACCGTCAAAACTCGAAGGTGTGGTTTTACAATAATGCTAGACCAAAGGTTTActtaacctttcaaactaattcTTCTTCCCACTCTGATTTTCAGTGAATGTGGGGTCCCTCATCTTTCAATTACCAACCACAATCCTACATATCAGTTTGGACGTAAAAATCTTTAAGTAAACCTTTGTAGACGTAGCATTAATCGTGGTTTTATGGTGCAGCTATCCTCCCTGGCTTGGAGGGAATAGCCACGTCACCGGGAAGCCTTTTAACGGGCACACCGGCGTGTCCAGGAACAAGTGCGACCGCCGCGTCCTCATGTCGTAGACGCTGCAGTAGAAGGGCTCCTGTTTCTGGTAGTATCTATGATTGTATCTTCCAGCACTGGCGTCCTCCGTGAAGAAGATACGGCACCCGGTGTCCTGCTCGGCGGCGCCGGTAACATGAACCGCTCGGGAGCACCATGGCCCGACGAACAGCACCCGGTCGTCGCCGACGCTCGTCAGCCAAACCCACCGCGGCCGCGCCAAGTCCGCCTCGAACACCTTGAACCGGGTTCCCATCTCCAGCTCCAGCGCATTGCATAGTACAACCACCGGCCCTGTCGCCGTCTGCTTCGCCTTGTTCATAGGACGATCCTCCCTGCAGACCAGCAGCAACGTCCCGCTGGATTCTAGCAGGTATCGCGGCGAGTCTTCGACGGCCCAACGGGGGTTATGCAAGATGTGGTCGACCCGTGACACGGTGGGATCGCCGGTGCCGATGGACACGGATAAGAGCCCGTCCCAGCTGTCGAGGGCGTAGAGCTTTCCCCCGCACCAGACAATGTCTTGGAGGTGGCGAAGCTCGTCGGGTGTGCAGATCGACCACCACGAGGACGCCCCTGGCCGGCACAAGGCGAGCTTGCTATACGTCGTCGATGCCTCGTTATCGACCACGATCGCGGCGATGAGGTCGTGGGAGCACACGACGAGCTTCAGCATGTTGGGCTTCGGCTGGTCGTTGGCGACGAGGAGAGGCACGTTGGGGGCGTATGTGTCGGAGAGGCCGGGGAGCAGGATGGTGGTGGACATGGAGAAGGGGCTGACCAGCGTGTACGCGCCGTCGAAGCGCTCGAACACGAGCCACTCGCCGCAGGAGCTCTGCGCGTGCGGCAGCTGCCGGTGGCGGTCGAGGTGGAGCGGCAGCGGCCGGAAGGCGGAGCCCGGCAGGCTGTAGAACGTCCGGTCAGGCAAGGCGAGCCACGGGTAGTGCGAGGGCGGAGGGCTCTGCCGCGCGGAGGCTCGCCACTGTTTGCAGACGGCGGCGAAGCGGACCCGGTCGGCATGGCAGGAGAGGCGGCGGAGCACGACGCCCGCAAGCTCGATGGGGATGCTGGACCATCTGGGAACATCGGCACGCCGTGCTGGCGACGACATGATGGTGGGTGTTGTTGCTGACGGTGGACGTGGACGAGACAGCTCCGGCGTGCTGCAAGCCTGTATGTCCACCGGTCCCTGCGTGGGAGCAGTATATGTACAGGCGGCTGGCACGACACCAAGACGTTTTCCTTGCTGATTCGGAAGCGTCATCCTTCCCGAACTCGGACTAGCTCAAAAACTACCAACGGCTCCCAAGGTATCGGGACCTCCAACCGACCAGAGAGCAACAAGGTGACGCTATTTCGATATCCAGTATTGTTTGGGCATTTCAATACCTCTCCTCTTAGATGATTTTGTCAATATAAAATTTGAAGAGGATTTGGCCGAGAAATTACGTTCGTCCTAAAGTTTTGCATCTTAattttattatttgtgttgaacgTGAGGAAGGCTAGAATTCGCTTCAGAGACGAAACTCGTCAATGTAGAAAAGTAACACCTAAGCAAAATATGTTAGAAGGGTGAGAGAGATTGGTGGAATAGTTATATATATTACAATGACCAATTTAAAGTACAATATAAGgtatgacaaatcctagtctatatTATATTTCTTAATAATCAAGATACTCAACATCCCCCCGTAGTCACAATGGTAGCGACGCATACGGTGAGACTGGAGAACAATCCGAATGTAAGCCGACAGTCATCCTCCCACTGTCGTAACGGTCGATGCATCGCGGAAGTTATGGCCGGAGTGGAAACCGACGAGGTTGCTCAAAcaaggcggtagccctttgtGCCGATGTCAAGGTAGCAGAGAGCGTAGGGGGGGGTGTAGCCGTGGTCGAGGTAGCCGAGAGCGTAGAATGGTGTAGCCGTGGTCGAGGTAGCCGTGCGAAGAACGTCGTGGTCGATGTCGAGTTGGGTTAGCCGGTGTCCAGGAAATCGCCGTAGAGCCGCACGTGCAAAGAGGCGCCGAGTTAGTCGTGAGCGcagtgttgttgaagtagtggtGCGCCGGGAAGAAGACATAGTTGAGAAGCGTCGCGTCAGGTTTGCCAAGCCGGGGGACGCATCATGGATGGAGGCACGCATCGGTGTTGCCAGCATCGCGCATGCGTAGACGGACGAAGTCGATGTTGACGATATGTCGCTCCACGCTTGCTAGGCCTGGGAACACAGGGGGACGAAGGCACGcgtcggtgttgccagcaccgggcATGCGTAGACGGGGACCTGCACAAGTGTCAATGAGGCTAGTAGAGAAGGATTCAACGATAGTTGCGGCACAAATCGGTAGGGGCGATGTTACCCGCGATGGTCGGAGTAGACGAAGTGGTCGGGGAAGACGACGTCGAAGCTGGCGATGAGGTGGTGCTGGACGGAGATGAAGGGGGTGGACGTGTGACGCAGCTCCGATGAGCGAGCTGCAGCGACGCCGAAGGAAAGCGGCGGCCTGACAGCGGCTGGTTAGGAAGGCAACGACATtgctcgaagtaggcgaggaagaaACCGACAGCGTAACGAAGACCGACGCGGACGATGGCGTTCTCGCACCGAAGGAGATGGGACGGCGCATACCAAAGAAAGTCGAGGCCCAGGAACGGCGGAGTGGACCGCGCACCGTGGCGCTATAGCCCAATGGGGTGACGAAGCGACAGCGCGCGGGTCGTGGCGACGATGGAAGACCTCGGGGCGGCGTCGTAGACCGCGTGCCACGATGCGACGGTCCACGGTTCCATGCAGCCACAAGGATGACCTCGGGCGGCGGCAGCGACCACGTGTCGCGGCGCTACAGCCCGAAGGGGTGGTGTAGCGGCAGCTCGCGGGTCACGGGAACCGCGTGTCACGGCACTACGGCCCAAAGAGGGCGACGTAGCAGTAACGAACGAGTTGGTGCAACCGCGGGGAGAACCAGGGGGCGGTGGTGCTGCGGCCCGACGGGGCGACGCCAAACGTGGCCAAATGGGCCATGCTTCCTGGGCCGGGCCGGAAGCACGGTGGCCCGGCATGCCACGGGCCATGCACGACACGGGCTAATCGGGTCGTGCCAGGCACGCAGCCCGTCTCGGGCCGTGCCTGGGCCTCAAGGCTAGGCACGCGGGCCGGCACGACATGGCACGTTTACTGTTTTTAttgttatatatatataagataaaAAATAGCTCAACATGTCAAAATCGTCCCAAAAAACAGCCCAACAGTCTAAAATCGGCCTAGAAAACAGCCTAAAAGGCTAAAAACCTAGCAGGCCAGCGGGCCTGGTGTGCCGACGGGCCGGCTCGTATAGCTCCCGTGTCATGCCTGGGCCGGGAGGCTGAGCACGTGAGCCGACATGGCATGGCCCCGCTAATATTCGTGCCTCGACGGGCCGTGCCGTGCGAGGCCCGTTTATGGCGGACCGTGCGgtgccggcccgtttggccaggacTGGGTGATACAGCGGCAGCCCGTTGCTCGATCTATGGAAGGGCGCGTCTTACTCGGGACACTCTTCATGGGACCTGCGGAGGCACGCGCAACCGACGGCCAGATCGGTCGCATGGTGTAGATGAGGTCGATAGTGGGCGAGCGGATGATCGTCGGGGACGTCGTTCGGTGGAGGCGGGGTGGCGCGTCCGAGATGAGGCCGGCGACGACGGTCGTGGGACGGAGCTGACAGCTGGCCCGACGCGGCCGACGAGGCAGCCGGCTCGACGCAGCCGCCCCGATTCGGCCGATGACGGTCGCAACCGGAGCCGGCAGCCGACCTGAGAAGGCCGACGATGCAGCCGGCGCGAGGCGGCCGACGAGGCCGACATGACCGTCAGCCAGTAGTCGGCCCAAGGTAGGCGGCGAGCCCGACGCGACTGGAACCGGCTGCCGGCCCAAAGGAGCCGACGCTGGCGGAGCTGGGAGTCGGGCCAATGCAGCCGGCCCGAGGCAGACGGTGCACGACCATGCAAGGCGACGGTGGAGGCAGTTGGTGATGAAGCAGTCCCGATCCGAGAAGGGGGACAAGAGCCGGTGGAGGGTGACAGGCAAGCAGACGCGCAATCGACGGCCGTGAGGGGCCGCCGCGTTTCACGAGGCCACCGGGTCGGTgaagagtgttggggaacgtcgcatgggaaacaaaaaatttcctacgcgcacgaagacctatcatggtgatgtccatctacgagaggggatgagtgatctacgtacccttgtagatcgtacaacagaagcgattagagatcgcggttgatgtagtggaacgtcctcacgtccctcgatccgccccgcgaacaatcccgcgatcagtcccacgatctagtaccgaacggacggcacctccgcgttcagcacacgtacagctcgacgatgatctcggccttcttgatccagcaagagagacggagaggtagaagagttctccggcagcgtgacggcgctccggaggttggtgatgatctcgtctcagcagggctccgcccgagctccgcagaaacgcgatctagaggaaaaactatggaggtatgtggtcgggcagccgtgagaaagtcgtctcaaatctgccctaaaagccccatatatataggaggagggagggggaccttgccttggggtccaagggaaccccaaggggtcggccgagccaggggggaggactctccccccccaaaccgagtcctacttggtttggtgggagggagtccttcccccttcccacttcttcctctttttttttcctttcctttgatttttcttccttggcgcataggatttggtgggctgtcccaccagcccaccaagggctggtgtgacccccacaaatacctatgggcttccccggagtgggttgcccccctccggtgaactcccggaacccattcgtcattcccggtacattcccggtaactccgaaaaccttccggtaatcaaatgaggtcatcctatatatcaatcttcgtttccggaccattccggaaaccctcgtgatgtccgtgatctcatccgagactccgaacaacattcggtaaccaaccatataactcaaatacgcataaaacaacgtcgaaccttaagtgtgcagaccctgcgggttcgagaactatgtagacatgacccgagagactcctcggtcaatatccaacagcgggacctggatgcccatattggatcctacatattctacgaagatcttatcgtttgaacctcagtgccaaggattcgtataatcccgtatgtcattccctttgtccttcggtatgttacttgcccgagattcgatcgtcggtatctgcatacctatttcaatctcgtttaccggcaagtctctttactcgttccgtaatacaagatcccgcaacttacactaagttacattgcttgcaaggcttgtgtgtgatgttgtattaccgagtgggccccgagatacctctccgtcacacggagtgacaaatcccagtcttgatccatactaactcaactaacaccttcggagatacctgtagagcatctttatagtcacccagttacgttgcgacgtttgacacacacaaagcattcctccggtgtcagtgagttatatgatctcatggtcataggaataaatacttgacacgcagaaaacagtagcaacaaaatgacacgatcaacatgctacgtctattagtttgggtctagtccatcacgtgattctcccaatgacgtgatccagttatcaagcaacaacaccttgctcataatcagaagacactgactatcatcgatcaactggctagccaactagaggcatgctagggacggtgttttgtctatgtatccacacatgtaaatgagtcttcattcaatacaattatagcatggataataaactattatcttgatacaggaattataataataactatacatttattattgcctctagggcataattccaacagtctcccacttgcactagagtcaataatctagtcctcacatcaccatgtgaattacattgtaataaatctaacacccatacagttctggtgtcgatcatgttttggccgtggaagaggcttagtcagcgggtctgctacattgagatccgtgtgcactttgcatatatttacggcctcctcctcgacgtagtcacggatgaggttgaagcgtcgtttgatgtgtctggtcttcttgtgaaaccttggttcctttgctaaggcaatggcaccagtgttgtcacagaacaaggttattggatccagtgcacttggcaccactccaagatccgtcatgaactgcttcatccagacaccctccttagccgcctccgaggcagccatgtattccgcttcacatgtagaatctgctacgacgctttgcttggaactgcaccagcttactgcacccccattaagaataaatacgtatccggtttgtgacttagagtcgtccggatctgtgtcaaagcttgcatcgacgtaaccttttacggcgagctcttcgtcacctccatacacgagaaacatctccttagtccttttcaggtactttaggatattcttgaccgctgtccagtgatccactcctggattactctggaacctgcctgccatacttatggccaggctaacatccggtctagtgcacatcatcgcatacatgatagagcctatggctgaagcataggggacggagcgcatatgctctctatcttcatcagttgctgggcactgagtcttactcaatctcgtaccttgtaacactggcaagaaccctttcttggactgttccattttgaacctcttcaaaactttatcaaggtatgtgctttgtgaaagtcctatcaggcgttttgatctatccctatagatcttaatgcctagaatgtaaacagcttctcctaggtccttcatagagaaacttttattcaagtaaccttttatgctctccaaaagctctacgttgtttccaatcagtaatatgtcatccacatataatattagaaacgccacagagctcccactcactttcttgtaaatacaagattctccaaccacttgtataaacccaaatgctttgatcacctcatcaaagcgtttgttccaactccgagatgcttgcaccagcccataaatggatcgctggagcttgcacaccttgtcagcatttttaggatcgacaaaaccttcgggttgcatcatatacaactcttccttaaggaaaccgttaaggaacgccgttttgacatccatctgcgagatttcataatcgaaaaatgcagctattgctaacatgattctgacggacttaagcatcgctacgggagagaaagtctcatcgtagtcaattcctggaacttgtgaaaaaccctttgccacaagtcgagctttataaacggtcacattaccgtcagcgtccgtcttct encodes:
- the LOC123420424 gene encoding uncharacterized protein LOC123420424, giving the protein MSSPARRADVPRWSSIPIELAGVVLRRLSCHADRVRFAAVCKQWRASARQSPPPSHYPWLALPDRTFYSLPGSAFRPLPLHLDRHRQLPHAQSSCGEWLVFERFDGAYTLVSPFSMSTTILLPGLSDTYAPNVPLLVANDQPKPNMLKLVVCSHDLIAAIVVDNEASTTYSKLALCRPGASSWWSICTPDELRHLQDIVWCGGKLYALDSWDGLLSVSIGTGDPTVSRVDHILHNPRWAVEDSPRYLLESSGTLLLVCREDRPMNKAKQTATGPVVVLCNALELEMGTRFKVFEADLARPRWVWLTSVGDDRVLFVGPWCSRAVHVTGAAEQDTGCRIFFTEDASAGRYNHRYYQKQEPFYCSVYDMRTRRSHLFLDTPVCPLKGFPVTWLFPPSQGG